The genome window TGTGCTTTAGTTACAATTCACACTTCTTACCATTCTGGACAGAAGGACTGAATGTGTTAGCGGCAGAAGTTAAGGGGGTGGGTTTTTTACTCAGACCAACAGTGGCATTCCAGGGTCTCAGATCACCTACTACTTAATACTTCTATCTGGAGacaccggggattgaacctgggaatcttctgcatgtcaagcaaatgctctaccattggaccattgccccctcccattgccccctccccattttaagaCTACAGTGACAGATTTGGGCTTTCACCTTGATGTATCTTCTCTCCcctttcacctttttaaaaatactgagcAACTAGCCTGATGAAAAATTCTACAGAGCTGAAAAGCTTGCCCTTTTAAAATGCCTGCTGTTGGTCCATTATTGTATGCGTTGTGCATTTGCCTGCTTTTGTCCTGAGCGTACAAAACCATTTTGTCTTGGTGCTTGTCTGCAGACCAACAGGTAGTTACTGGCAACAGCTGGCTGAATAGATCACTACAGGTTAAGTTGTGGGAGTAAAATTGGAGACAGTGGTGCGTCTTGATTTTAAAACTCTGGCATCTGTTATTTGTTGCACCGAAAAGCGGGAGTTGCCCTACAGCATAAAGGGAGTTTTCTATGCCCAGCTGATGTTTCCTGACTCTAGCTCCAGTGGAGGCCTCAATGCTGCCCGAATTTCGCTCCCTCCTTTCCAGACGTCTCCGTCTGGTTGCGTCGCAGTCGCACAGTCTCAGAGTGCTCAGACTTTGGCAGCCTCCGCATACGGCTACCTCTCTTGTTTCCTGCCTGTGAATTGCCTGGGTGTCTCTGTGTGTTTTATTTGACATTCCACAGCAGCTCACTGGGAATTAATGGCCTTTTAATCAAGTCCCTCCGCTGCTCCGCCTGTGGCCAGCAGACACTCTCAAAGAGGATTATTTATCATTCACATGGTAttcagctttctcccaggctcATTTCTGCCCTGTGGTCCCTTTGCCTCTTCCCTCACTAATGAAAAATCCTGAAAATGGGTTCCTGTGAGTATCCCTAGGGAAATGAGCAAGCCCTGGCAGTGCTTTCCCTTTCTACTTTGTTTCCTGCTGCAATGACTTTGGCTTCAAAAGAAACAACATCACCAGTGTGGATTTATGTCTTAAAAATCATTTCTGCCTCCTTCCTCCAAAAGGGATGATTATTTGTATGCTTGTGCCTATGAAGAAGAGAGAAGCGTTCTGGGAATAATTCACACAACTCATGTACCATATTAGAATGAGGATAGGTTTGCTATTCATTCATCATTTTGATGGATTGTTCACAATTCAGAAGCTCGGGCCCACATATCATAAACCTATGGGGTTTATGAAAATCAAGTCAAATCATGGAGgatattttcaaaggctttcaccgttggaatcaactggctgttgtgggttttccaggctgtgtggctgtggtctggccacgcagctcagaaaatccacaatagccaCATGAAGgttaggtccatcagtggctactaaccaCAGTGACTGAAGGGACCCTCCGCATTCAGAGGTTGTAAACTCTGAATGTTAGTAGCAGGAGGTAGCATCAGGGAAGGCATCTGCCTCTATGCCccgttgttggacctccagatgaactgactggccactgtgtgagacaggatgctggactagatggaccactggtctgatccattagGACTCTTCTTATTTTTTTTGATGGAGCATCCGAAAAAACATTGATTGTGCCTTTAATGGtggatggtggaaagtgccgctAAGTCAAAGTTGAcgtatggtgactccatagggttttcaagacaagagacattcagagatgggttgccattgcctgcctccttgtagTGGCACTGGATTTCCttgttggtttcccatccaagtagtaaccagggccaaccctgcttaacttctgagatctgaggagacctTTAGCAGCTTCCAGAACAAACGGCATAACAACAAGTATTTTACAACAAACAGCTCTAATATGGACAACGTGTTTTGTAAAAACTGAAGACAATGCACTTCATTTGTTTTTCATTGGGTGCTTTCAcatatgccaaataatgcactttcaatccactttcaattcactttgtaaCTGGATTTTACatatgaaatggcaaaatccccttgcaaactattgttaaagtgcattgaaagtggatgaaaagtgcattattcagcatgtgtgaaagtgcccatatGCACTATTAAGACTGAAactatatagaatagaatagaatagaatagaatagaatagaatagaatagaatagaatagaatagaatgctcagggcggttcacaacaaaatatatatcAATAACATAGCATATAACATAGCAGTATCAACCAGTATATCATATAACAATATCAATAATCAAACCATCATCAATATAACATTATGACATTACATAGCAGCAACATAACAACATCAGCACAGCAAGCTAATGAAGGATACGAGGCTATTATGTATGATCATTTGGTGTTGTGGTGTCCATTATTTAATAAAGGAGGCGAATATGAGCAGCAAATGCCTTGAATTCTTCTGGATTGTACCCCACATATTTCTTTCTAGCGGCCAATGTCTCGTTTTCAGTTCTGAGTATGCTGCAGCAGCGTTTATTACTACCTCGCAGTGAACTCCAAGCTTGAATAATGTTGGTAGAGACCGTTCCATGCTCCCCCATGTGGCCACACTGACAAAATATCCAAAGGGAACATAATGGTGACGGAAAAAATCTAAAAGCAATGAACTGAGGttgagtttcaaagaactgtttcTAGTGTTTCATGTTGGAAAAATGGtaggaaggggaaaaaggagatGGTAGAGAAGGCACAGTAGGATCCTAATCCCCCAAGCATTTTTCAGTGGGGTGTAGAGGTTGAAGCGTCAGCCCAGGATCTGGGacactcaagttcaaatccttgCTTTGCCATATGGAtgtttgctggatgactttgggccaattctctctcagcctaaccttcatCAGGGCGTTATTTTGAgtataaaatgaaggacaggaaaatggtgttgtcagccactttgggtcctcactggcaaaaaagttgggtataaatatctaaataaatttcTACAGATTTTATTGTCCAGGTGGTGCAAGCTCCCTCCCAACTCACTATTGCACCACCCCTTGTCCCCCGTGCCCAACAAAAATGCAGTTCGGACTATAAGGCAAGGCAACAACGGGGTGTGGATGCTGCATGTCGGAAGCTGTGCTGCTTGTAATGTGTTATGCTTTTCGTTTTATGAAGCTTAAGAAAACTACTACTCGATGGAACTGCCCATGGACTCTTGTCTTTGTTTTGTACCCCGCCCCCCAGGGGCGGTTAGTCCTTTGGAACCCCTGACCCAGAGGCAAAGGTGTTCAGACTCTTTGCACATCATTTgacactagggccctttccgcacatgcacggaaacgaacctccaccggcatgaattgtgccggtggaggctcggaggccgttcgcacactaGCGTGCGATCGGTCCCAACTTCCCtcccagccggagaggcagctctgcatggagccccCTCTTGGTCAGCCTCCTCCAatgagggcagcgtgggcaggtctctgcagccctccagagcgatgctggattaAGAGGTTGgtggaggcgacgggaaaagcagcatcttcccagcagtgcggttcacaccgcgccaacgggaagacgccgctttgcaaaaacctcgctcaacgagcaaggtttacagcagcggcttcatgccgctcccgggcagccaggacggcgctgctgcaatgcagcatcacctcctgtgcgaacagcagcccagggaccgTGTTTTTGctatccctgggtcactgtatttcgcccatgctgaaagggccttggagacagccagtgtggtgaagtggttaggagtggtggactctaatctggagacttgGGTTTGcttgccactcctccacatgaaacctgctgggtaactttgggctactcacatttctctctgaactctctcagctccacctacctcacaagctgtctgttgtggggagtggaagagaaagcgattgtaagctgctttgggactccttaaaggttgagaaaagcagggtataaaaaccagctcttcgtCTCTCAATGCCAGGCACCTACATCAAAATTGGTTGACGAGTTCATTTCCGATCCCTTTGtgaccttcttcttcctcccttagGACTCTAATCCTGGTTCCAGGCCGGAACAGGTCATCAACATCAACCATTATGCGACCAAGAAAAGCGTGGCCGAGAGCATGCTCGACGTGGCTCTGTTCATGGCCAATGCTACGCAGCTGAAGGCAGTTCTTGAGCAGGGGCCTTCCTTCCACTACTACGCCACCCTGACGACACTCATCAGcatttccctcttcctccagACTGTGATCGGGATTCTCCTCATTGTGATTGGTAAGGCTGTTTCCGAGGTCCTGGATGTTCCCCCAGGAGCTTGGACATGAAGTAAAAAAATGTGATGGTCATGTCTTGTTCCTCCCtctctgtaatttttttaaaaaatgaaatcttagAGGAGGTGGTTCAAAAATACCCGGGATCACTTGTTTCACGAATAGCTTCGTATCTGCAAGGAAATGTGAGGGTCGGTGGCTGTGATCCTAGGACAACTTTTCAGGAATTTCCGACACCATGAACACGGTCACAACAAAAATCCACGTTCGTGTGGAGCATTCGTACGTTACGTTTCTGCACTCAAAGAGCTTCTCATACAGTATCTTGACAATCTTGGACATACTTACCCTGCTCTCAATGATAGgcaagtagggatgccagccaccagagggggcctggggatctcccagaatcacagcttgagattagtttccctgcagaaaatggatgctctggagcagtgtttcccaacctttttgacatcatggtacccttgacctcactcttcatatctcacagtatcctgtgggtggtatgcccctgccaccgccttcccctcccagtgcccctgcttgccacccccacccacccatcttcccctctcagggtgaaggggagcactggggggggggcagtgaggaGTGGCTTCcaaccttgcagcaggccctagCCCCTGGTCATTGCTGGAGCTGTCGAGAGACACCgcaaagtgaggggggctgggagtacccctgggacatgctcacggcaccccataGTACCATGGAACCACAGTTGGGaatagctgctctggagggcggcTCAGTGACATGATGCACCTGTccttcctaggctccacctccaaatctcccggaatttcccaacctggagctggcatatCTACAGCTCCTCCCTCCCACTGGTGGGACAGGGGCAATCGTCAGGCAAGAGATTTACCTATCTTTTTTGTGTCACTAGTTATATGTACATgggtttggggtttgtttgttttttgccaaactccaggcgttGCCAACCCCGGGGTGGGGACAGAACTCTTCCAAAAAAGGCACCGGACCTCCTAACAACACAGAATCAGGCATGGCTCTGAGGTTTGATGTGTGCAGTGGAATTGCCTTTCTGTTTTCAAACTAAATTCCCAGGACTACCATTACAGCTTCTCGTTCCATCAGTCATCCGCTCACTAGCTTTCTTGCGAATGCAGTGAAATGGGGCATATGATTGTATCAGGCTGAGTCTCGGTGGCTCCTCTGTCACGTATTCTGAGTTCTCAGTATTGGCATACAGTGTAATAGCTAAACCTGTCAGATGCAAGTTGGGAAGTCTAACTCAGATCTCTCCTTGGCCACAAATTCATTAGGTGGTCTCAAGGCTAGCCATGGTCCCCTCAACCCACATCTGCAGGGCTaccagggttattgtgaggatgcCCACTCCTCTGAACTCTCCAAATACGTTCTTgagattgatttatttatttataagatgTATGCCCTACCTTTCTGACTAGATCCAGGCCACCAAGACAgctgacaaattaaaaacatacttaATAAAATACACcttaaacaaacattaaaactaaCCAgaatacatcattaaaacaacaacCTACATAGTTTGGGACCAACGTACTGGACTGCCTAATCCCTCATGAACCTGCCTGACCATTAGAGTCATCTTCGCAGACTTCTGCTTCAGGTAGCTCCGGGAAGGTTCATCTGTCCCTTTCTGTCACCACCTTCTGCCAGGTGGTGAaacttttgtttcatttgacatTACCTCAATGATCCCTTCTTCTGAATTTAATCTctaatttttaattgttttaatgatctgTGTTTGGGAAGAGGGGcgattttaatagttttataatGTGCTTTTTATCATATATGTTTTGAATTGTTCACTGACTTGGTGGCCTTCATAAGGTCAGCAACTCTGGatgccattaaaaataaataattaaaattcagctAAAATACACATGCAGAAACaacaaacagcaattaaaatacagGGAGGAAACACcaagtgaaacaaaaaagtcttttttcactggcaga of Sphaerodactylus townsendi isolate TG3544 linkage group LG06, MPM_Stown_v2.3, whole genome shotgun sequence contains these proteins:
- the NINJ2 gene encoding ninjurin-2, which codes for MGSEREMINLHDSNPGSRPEQVININHYATKKSVAESMLDVALFMANATQLKAVLEQGPSFHYYATLTTLISISLFLQTVIGILLIVIARLNLNDVTKQQRLDLLNNIATALVFFTVIFNIFITAFGVQKTGLYPSPYGRRY